From a single Brassica napus cultivar Da-Ae chromosome C9, Da-Ae, whole genome shotgun sequence genomic region:
- the LOC106359618 gene encoding microtubule-associated protein RP/EB family member 1C, whose product MAANIGIMDSAYFVGRTEILAWINSTLHLNLSKVEEACSGAVHCQLMDSVHPGTVPMHKVNFDAKSEYEMIQNYKVLQDVFNKLKLTKHIEVSKLVKGRPLDNLEFMQWMKKYCDSINGGQLHNYHALERREACKGGKEATRRAAATQQSGKSSSSSSAAPRPSSSNGTRKHEPLSSNAGNHHSSRAPSSKQTKPAPAAAAAAYDEKITELKLYIDSLEKERDFYFSKLRDVEILCQNPDTEHLPLVGSIKRILYAADGEDLGAAAAAETQTLSPIAEGSEERRNSAIESQKRKLIVNQDVDAAAITSLSPRQRLSDASDVKCSGSSPLLTC is encoded by the exons GCGTGGATCAACTCCACTCTTCATCTAAATCTCTCCAAAGTCGAAGAG GCTTGTTCAGGCGCGGTTCACTGTCAGCTCATGGATTCGGTTCACCCTGGTACTGTTCCGATGCACAAGGTTAATTTCGACGCCAAGAGTGAGTACGAGATGATTCAGAACTACAAGGTGCTTCAGGATGTGTTCAACAAGCTCAAGCTCACTAAG CACATTGAAGTGAGCAAACTCGTTAAAGGTAGACCACTTGATAACTTGGAGTTCATGCAGTGGATGAAGAAGTACTGCGATTCTATTAATGGTGGCCAGCTTCACAA CTACCACGCACTGGAGAGAAGGGAAGCCTGCAAAGGAGGAAAAGAAGCAACTAGGAGAGCTGCAGCTACACAACAATCCGGCaagagttcttcttcttcttcagctgcaCCTAGACCTTCCTCTTCGAATGGTACCCGTAAACACGAACCACTATCCTCGAACGCTGGGAATCACCACTCGTCAAGAGCTCCCTCGTCTAAACAAACTAAACCAGCGCCTGCTGCTGCGGCGGCTGCTTATGATGAAAAG ATTACAGAACTGAAACTCTACATAGACAGTTTGGAAAAAGAGAGAGACTTCTACTTCTCTAAACTACGAGATGTAGAGATTCTCTGTCAGAATCCAGACACAGAACACTTACCT CTTGTTGGTTCCATAAAAAGAATCCTCTACGCAGCAGATGGAGAAGACCTtggagcagcagcagcagcagagaCACAGACCTTAAGCCCTATTGCTGAAGGATCAGAAGAGAGAAGGAACAGTGCAATAGAGTCGCAGAAGAGGAAGCTCATAGTGAATCAAGACGTGGATGCTGCAGCGATTACATCGCTCTCTCCAAGGCAACGCCTCTCTGATGCTTCTGATGTCAAATGCAGTGGTTCATCTCCTCTTTTGACCTGCTGA
- the LOC106360724 gene encoding F-box protein SKIP2: MGQATSSTAESTGREIDLRLTSPVIVASREESMDSGNSPAASDRDYTEDLPGECLAHVFQYLGAGDRKRCSLVCKRWLFVDGQNRHRLSLDARDEIFSFLPSMFDRFDSVTKLALRCDRKSLSLSDEALVMISVRCSNLTRVKLRGCREITDLGMVEFAKNCGNLKKLSVGSCNFGAKGVNAMLENCKLLEELSVKRLRGIHEAPELVCSSSSLRSVCLKELVNGQVFEPLVANTRTLKTLKIIRCLGDWDKVLKTIGEGDSSLSEIHLERLQVSDFGLSAVSKCSKVETLHIVKTPECSNYGLIDVAERCKLLRKLHIDGWRTNRIGDEGLMAVAKHCLNLQELVLIGVNATHMSLAAIASNCQKLERLALCGSGTIGDTEIACIAKKCGALRKFCIKGCPVSDLGIEALAVGCPNLVKLKVKKCKVVTGEIGEWLRERRRTLVVCMDGDGSEATVAPDGEVETVMGEPRVGQAGGAAEVGSGNGGGSRLAMIRSKFGFLGGRNLITCTFRRWSHNDNGTSYT, translated from the coding sequence atgggaCAAGCGACGTCGTCTACGGCGGAATCGACCGGCAGAGAGATAGATCTTAGGCTAACCTCTCCGGTGATTGTTGCCAGTAGAGAAGAATCGATGGATTCGGGAAACAGCCCCGCGGCAAGCGATCGTGATTATACTGAAGATCTACCGGGTGAATGTCTAGCTCACGTGTTCCAGTACCTCGGAGCTGGAGATCGCAAGCGATGCTCTCTCGTCTGCAAACGGTGGCTATTCGTCGACGGTCAGAATCGCCACCGGTTATCTCTCGACGCTAGAGACGAGATCTTCTCGTTCCTCCCGTCTATGTTCGACCGGTTCGATTCGGTTACGAAGCTCGCTCTCCGATGCGATCGGAAGTCTTTAAGCTTGAGCGACGAGGCTCTGGTGATGATCTCGGTCCGTTGCTCGAATCTGACTCGCGTGAAGCTCCGCGGCTGCCGCGAGATCACGGATCTGGGGATGGTGGAGTTCGCGAAGAACTGTGGGAATCTGAAGAAGCTTTCCGTTGGATCTTGTAACTTTGGAGCGAAAGGAGTTAACGCGATGCTTGAAAATTGCAAGCTTCTTGAGGAGTTGTCGGTGAAGAGACTCAGAGGGATTCACGAGGCTCCTGAGTTGGTTTGTTCGTCGTCTTCGCTTAGATCCGTCTGCTTGAAGGAGCTTGTTAATGGACAGGTGTTCGAACCGTTGGTTGCTAATACTAGAACATTGAAAACTTTGAAGATTATTCGTTGTCTTGGTGATTGGGATAAAGTTCTTAAAACGATAGGAGAAGGAGACAGCTCGTTGAGTGAGATTCATCTAGAGAGGCTGCAAGTTAGCGACTTTGGGCTTTCTGCGGTTTCTAAATGCTCAAAGGTGGAGACTTTGCATATAGTGAAGACGCCGGAGTGCTCTAACTATGGTTTGATTGATGTTGCGGAGAGATGTAAGCTGCTGAGGAAGCTTCACATTGATGGGTGGAGGACTAATAGGATCGGTGATGAAGGTCTGATGGCGGTTGCGAAACACTGCTTGAACTTACAGGAGCTTGTGCTGATTGGTGTTAACGCGACGCATATGAGTTTAGCCGCTATTGCTTCAAACTGTCAGAAGCTGGAAAGATTAGCGCTTTGCGGAAGTGGAACGATAGGGGATACAGAGATTGCCTGCATCGCTAAGAAATGCGGGGCGTTGAGGAAGTTCTGTATCAAAGGATGTCCTGTATCGGATCTAGGGATCGAGGCGCTAGCTGTTGGTTGTCCTAACCTGGTGAAGTTGAAGGTGAAGAAATGTAAAGTGGTGACTGGAGAGATTGGAGAATGGCTGCGTGAACGAAGGAGGACCCTTGTGGTGTGTATGGATGGTGATGGGAGTGAAGCAACGGTTGCGCCTGATGGTGAGGTTGAGACGGTTATGGGGGAGCCAAGAGTGGGTCAAGCTGGTGGTGCGGCGGAGGTTGGATCAGGTAATGGTGGAGGAAGTAGATTAGCGATGATTAGATCAAAGTTTGGGTTTCTTGGTGGAAGGAACTTGA